The segment GAATCCGTATGGTGAAAGGAGGATCTGACATTGTGTGGTTGTATAATGATAACAGTTGGAAAGAAAGTTTCGGTACTCGTATTGCAATAATGAACTGACGAATATAATGCTATAGAGACAACAGAAACATCGTCCCCCAGCTCTACTATCCACGAGTGGATGCCATACTGTGCAGAACGCATCCGGGGTTTGGACGACACTGCGTTGATTGGTTCTTTTTGTGCTCTAAAGCTACCACGTTTCTCCGATATGGAGGAAAGACATGACGACTGAAATAACGAAAGACATATGAAAGCAAAATTGACGTATTATCATTATgcgcccacccacccacccctaaaTATTAATTCATTAATGTAGAATAACCGATTTTAAATCAATAATTCACGATCGCATAATTTTGATTTGTTACGCTACGTAGACACGTTTTCGCGTGCACGCAAAGCAGtcgttaaaaacaaaaaacaaacgtGCAATAAAATCTGTGTAATGGAAGAAGGGGTTTGGTGCAGGTCTCATCATGACAAATAGCAAAAAGAATTCTAGTCGCTTTCAATGACCTGATTAGACATTTTCAAAGTACCCAAAACGACAAAAGCAGACAACGGAAATAAGCTGCGAGGAACAATTTTCTTCGACTTAACACGAAATAACTGAAAACCAAGGAGCTGAACAATTTTTGTAGACTGAACACGATGAACCGGCATGAGCTGCCGACCACTCTGCGTCTTCTCTAGGCTGATTCCAAGGGTGCAGCAGAAATGCTTGCGGCATTATAATTAGCAAATGCCAGTAGCTCGATATCgggttttgctgttttttgagTGTTGGTTAAGTGTACTTGGTCATTTTAAGCCTACATGCATTCCaaagttttttggggttttttgtttgttttgtttgttagagAATATTCAAAGTATTCGACATGTCCAAAAATATATGTAGAATGTAGTTGGTTTCACTATGGTCGTATATAGAAGTTCGTGGTGTCACCACTAATATCCTATACACGTTCATGGTTCACTGGCTATAGCTTGAACCCATATTTTAGTTGTAAAGAGTTCTCAGACTTTGTCGTGGCATGAGTTATGTCCCATTCTTTAGAGTTTACAAACATTATGACAGAACTAAAGACCAAAGGCGAGGTTGAAGACAGCAAATCCAGTTTCACGTCTTTGAATTGAAAGCTTTATACGTTAATGCGCGATGCCTCTGGTTAAACGGAATGTTTGCTAACGGAGTCTATTTGAGAACAGGACAGATTATCGGTTACAAGTCACGTAGGCACATACTCATTCTGAGAATGGCTAGCTGTATGATTCAAAGAGAGCGACCGAAAGTTGGCGTTGGTGTATTTGTCATGAGTTCAAAACATCCAAACTGTGTCCTAGTAGGTCGAAGAAAAGGTTTACATGGGGCAGGAAAGTATGCATTGCCAGGAGGGCACCTTGAATTCGGGTGAGCATCTAAGTTTGTATGGACCGAGACATTCGGTCCCGGAAATGTCCATCAGCCCACGATCGGAAGCCCATCCCCCTCAAAGTCATGTTATGCGAAACACGTTAGAACTGTGTATTTCACTACAGAGACGGCATGGATGTAAAGAACATACCTCTCTCCCGCTCTCTCCCACATACGCTGACAAATTATTCATCAACATTTATCATCCACCGATTTGTGTACCTGAGTAATCGCGAGGTTCGGAGGGGGTGACATCATTTGGTAAGGGAAGTAAAGATTGAATTGAAATAATGTTCAATACTAGCTACATTCCCGTCTTGTTTAAGATTTATGATATCACCAGATTGCAGATGATTGTCCAACAAGATATTGAGGTCTTGTGCAAAGTGTAATTTggataaaaaaatcaactaataaataaagtttaactcataaaaggtctaataaaagattattaaagGAATTGATGGTTTATTTACTTGCAAATCCTATTGCACCACAAcggtttatgtttttttttttctttgttcacacACATCATTCTTCAGTCAAGTTATGTTACACATAATTTTTggaaaatgttgacattttcagttGTGCATGTTCAACAGGGAAAGCTGGGAAGAATGTGGCCAGCGAGAAGTGGAAGAAGAGACAGGCATGAGACTGGTGGGGATACGCTACTCCACAGTTGTTAATGCTGTAGTCCCCACTGAGAACTATCACTACATCACTCTGTTCGTACAGGGTCATGTAGACTTGCAGCACATGGCTGATCCTACTAATCTTGAACCTGATAAATGTGAAGGTGAATGGCTTATAATATTTCTGCTATCTTTTATCCCTGCTTGCGACTACTTCTCCTTCACTCTTAATTACACGCAAACATGTCAGACATCACTGACTTTAATAACAAACTCACACCAATAACAAAATGGGTCAGCATGAAGTGTAGTCAAGAAAGTAGAATAAAACTGGTCATATGGGAGTAAATGATTTTCTgcataaaaaaattccagtaTTTGAAGCAACAAGATGATTCCGTTTagtctaaaataattttgatttagtTTTGACCCACTTTTTGATTTGATAAGCTGAAGTAAGGCaaattttttctgttcttttccatttattattatctttttgcCAAATGAGCACAGAAAGAGACTGTACTTCATTTAGAAAGCATAAACCTTTAACTGTTttataaaatagtaaatatttattagctgTCTAGGAACATTAGtatcaaatttatattttgtgtgtgtgtgtgtgcatgtacacatgtttatgttGTCTCAGGTTGGAACTGGGTGGACTGGGACAGGTTTCTTCCTCTGGAAGACCTGTTTGAGCCTCTGAGACTAGTTAGACTGCAAGGCTACAACCCCTTCACTGCACAAACTTCTCTTCATCTTGTGTAGTATATGTTCAACGTATTTGGATGGTGATTTATATTGGGGATTTGCATAAAGATGTGGGAAAATATCAAGCAACATCCCACATTTAAGAACTTATGGGATATCTGTGAAAATATCTATTTGGAATGTCTCACAAACTCTGCTTATGTAGCATTTGTTTAACATCTGTGATGGTGTTTGGTTAGTACATGGTTATGCTTTCCCGCAGAGTTTAACTGGAGCTTGTGCGACATCGGTTTTAAACTTCACGGAAATGCACATAGTGCCGTGCTTTATATGACAGTAATATGACGTATGTTTAAGAGCATAGGTGGTGAGGTGCTGAAATTGGTGGTTAGTATGATCAATTCTGGATCAGAAGGTCTGTGATTCGAGGACTACTTAGGCTTATGGCAGGAAAATTCTCACTTTCAACGTatgaaaaatgatttatttagtaAGGTAAAAAATACTATGCGAGTAACATCTGATCTTTTACTAGCTTTGACTTACTGTGAACTGCATATACAGCCAAAAGACTAATGAaacctttacattttcttttctttagaaagGCATCAGTAATTGGCTGCTATGCATAATTCAACAGTATCATATTGAGGACTTcagatgatttttatttattattaaagaacaCTTACATAGAGCATTAATTGCTATGGTCTGCTATGGTCGATCATGTCTCCCCATGACTGATAACTCAGGCATCAGTTATAGAATGAAAGGAAtgataaccctaaccctcattGGGTAGCGAGCTCAATGCTTTACAAAAGAGAATGCACAAAAGATGGGAGAATCAAGATATGTGAAGTGTATTGACAATAGATGGCCAAAGCTTGGTGCTAATTCTTCATGGTTCAAAATATCAGATTTAGATCTGTTGATTAGGTGGAGATATGTACTCCACAAAAACAGTGATGTCATTAAGGTGACACTGTAAAGTCATTACAAAGTATTCAGTGGACAGTTTATTCcaagctgaaaaaaagaaaatattcaaataaatcaATTTGTACCCTCTGGACCAGCATCTTCCACATCCTAAGAAAATGCATTCTTCGAACAGTAAGTCTCCATTTCATAAGATTTAGATGCAGGATGAAGCAGATAGGtcatacacatacaaaatgtgttaatattttccTATAAACGTGtgtgtttatttcatttttaccGTGGCATTAATCCTCAGAATCATAAACTGTGTTCCATTTACCTACAAAATCCTTGCTTTCAGGAAGGTCCTACCTCTATTGTGCTGAAATTGCATCATGAACAGAAAAATGATTGTAGATCCAAATGCATCATTCTGAGATATCTGCATCACCACAGATAATATCACAATATCGTGCCAGCTTTGACTGTTAATATAAATTATTGACTGTTTGAGCTAATAAGGAAACTGgcctttaaaagaaacaaaatctgaaaTTACCTTCCTAGAATACTAATTACCCCATccaatcaaaaaagaaaaatccttccAAAGAGGCACAAAAGTTATGCAagcataaaattatttatacgTGTGTTTTTGTATGCTGAGACTTTGCAATAGCTGATATCTTTTATCTACATTTGATGTTAACACACTTATTTTATTGATGAtaatttgttgtcattattgaGTGCAGTCCCATTTTCTGGGGACTTCATATTAGGAGCACATTTCCAATGTTGTGTTTCACAATTGTCACATTACTCTGTGATGCTTTAGTGATTCATTCACATCTTTTCAGGTTTTTTCCTTGAACCTAATCTTTTTAATCCCGAAtgttctattttaaaatttctattttGTAAAGATTGTTGCCTTTTCAGTTGGTGGTGGGATGTGGTTTTCCTCTTTGCCATATTCTCCTCTAAGGACTACATATTTTGTCGTGAACTATGCTGCTATAAGTATCATTCTTAATGCCTTTGAATTTATGACTATTTTATACAGTCCTGAGGGCTTCAACATAAACTTTTGGTATCAGGGTATTTCATTATCCATATTCTTCTGGATGGACCTCATTTCCTGTAATGTCAGGAGACAATTCATAAGTAAATGTTTACTTgaacttttttgaaaatggcATATACATTCCTCAGTATGAAAGCAttgaaataatttaagttttaagAGTTATTTCAAAATGGTGTGTACTTTGATAGTGCATCCAGATTTACTTGCAGCGTTTTTGATACAGATGGCCAGTGGCTTGAGGTGACAGTGACAGGTTACATGACTCATTAGTtagtattttcaaattttaagtCTTATCctactcatttaaaaaaaaatgaaagcattgCAGTATCTTCTCATTCACTGTGTGTCATACAGGTGCAGGTACATGATCAAGCCACACAGTGTGGTGTTTATGTTTGGCTGAAAACCCTTATATGTGGCAAAAATATTGTCGTAAATCTTGAtcctatttttttccttccatttctgTCAGCATATGCCCCAGGTGTTTAAGTGGGATAAGTTCTCCATACAAGTAGGTTGCCTGCAAAGATTTTTTGTCAAACTTccaagattttttctttttgccacCCATAGGGGCTTTATgaatacagtttaaaaaaaaaattacaacccCCGTATCAAGTACTCGTAATCATTCTGTTTTCCTTCTATCCTTGCTTAAATCTCTCTCCCAATttcaaccaccaccatcatttattatcaatttagtttcacatcaatttttatttcccctctctttaaatctcttttttttcttatcaccAACAATTTCCCCTGTCATAAACCACCATCATTAGTTACCTTTAGAGAAACCCAATGTTTAAATGAGGAAGCTGGTGAGAGCTGGAAGTAACATCATCAGGTACCCATATCCTGAGGCCAACTGATGACGACTTGCTATAAAGTTCAGACATCATTTACAACAGTGTAGATTTTGTTTGGCTTATAGCTTGTCTCAATGTTGAAAGCAATCATAAGGGCACTAAAATCCCATAAAGAATTAAAACTAGCAACTTTTGCAGCAAAAATATGAATCTATGTTCTTTCACAAAAGTGAAACTAAAACAAGTGTTGAGCATGAATAATCTAATTGTCTCATGCAAATGATTTTCAATGGTCTCATATTTTGTGttctacagattttttttatattaatttatgattctgtacatgtgtgtaaatatgtgttcATAACTATGTTAGCTCATTTCTCCTTTACCTcaagtattttgtaaaatgtggTATGATAAAATTTCTGTGTACTAAAGATTTTTGGAATAgatatgattttgttttgataatatTTGCCGCTCAAAGGAACAGATATATATCTTTTCTTGGTAGATTTGCTGTAGCTCTGAGTATGGAAGTTGTTGAATCGATTTGGTCAAATTGGTAAATCGTCAAATCAAAACAGGACCACCTAGTCCCACTGTTCAGTTGTTCATGGTTTCATACCCCAAGATCAGAAATACAGCCTTTACCTTTCATGCTCATTTTGACCCTAATATATTTGCTTCCAGTGCTGTTAAGTCAAAGTCTTTTGCTATAAGAATGCAGCCTTTATTAGTGAGGCTGTAGCTTGACACGACACATTTTGACATCTGGTAATGATCAAAGTTTGCTGTCTATGATAGTGGATGGTCAGAGTTATGGcattcaacaaaacaaaaacagtaaaaaaaccAGTAAAAGTGGAAAGAAGTCACTGCACAAAAAATAGCTGATCAACTATAGCAGAAACATGATGAAAGGTTGATTGGTGTTTGTAAAATCTCTGAGAGCTCTTTCTCCAACAAAGAATGCAATCCCTCTCTTCCTCTATGATAGATCCATCGGCCATCCTCATAATCATACCGCTTGGGTCCACTGAAAACCACATTTCAAAATGACCATCTGTTACAGTAACATAAAACAAAGCATGCAAATAATTTATCTCACTATAAGCATTTTTCTTACTGACTCACCAAAATGGTTATGTGGGTCTGATGAGAGgcatcaaaaatcaaaacagctCTGCTGAAAAACTACAGTCATTATTTAAGTCAGCACATTGCACTCACAGTAACTACCTAACAAAAGGTCACTATTGCCATGGGGAGACAACTTCATGGTTAGACGTTCAACTTTAAAAAGGTCATGAGACATACCTGAGTCACCAGAAAAATCCACCTAACAGATGGATGGGATAGGCTCTATGTTCCACATACTGTGGCatagacatggtgaaccacaTACAGTTCCCTGCTCCTACTGGTTGTAGACTATGTTTTTACCTTGATGCCATAGTGGTCAATGACACCTATAGCTAAAATTATAAGACTTCTCTTCTCACTTCAAATGTACTAAAACTTTAGCATAACTTCAACACAGCACTCAAGTTTGCAGCACTTTAAGCAGTCAGCCCCAAACTTCACCTTTTTGGTGATGAAAGCCATATCTGTCTGTTTGGTGATTGCTTGTTGATGACATATGTGCCAAGAGATCCACCCAGTGAAATTGTTAACACTCCATCCTGAAATGATCAAATCATTAGTATCATATGATGAAAATCTTGCCAGTATTCATGAGACATGGAATGATGGGAACACTAAATAAACACTACATCTGTAAAAGGGTGCTGGGGGAGGGTAATCTGCAACTTCGTGCCAAGTGTGTTTGATACAATGTTTCTGTAACCTGGTAGTGT is part of the Pomacea canaliculata isolate SZHN2017 linkage group LG13, ASM307304v1, whole genome shotgun sequence genome and harbors:
- the LOC112553544 gene encoding nucleotide triphosphate diphosphatase NUDT15-like, with the protein product MFANGVYLRTGQIIGYKSRRHILILRMASCMIQRERPKVGVGVFVMSSKHPNCVLVGRRKGLHGAGKYALPGGHLEFGESWEECGQREVEEETGMRLVGIRYSTVVNAVVPTENYHYITLFVQGHVDLQHMADPTNLEPDKCEGWNWVDWDRFLPLEDLFEPLRLVRLQGYNPFTAQTSLHLV